TTAATGAAGTCATGATACACCTAACAATGGAAACAAATGTATCTAAAAGTACTATCAAATGGtcaattaacaaattatatttataGCCTTGTCTACCAAGTAACATACATATAACTTTGCAAAAAAGTAAGGCATAAATTTGTACTATTTCACAATAAAAATAGGGATATTTGTGCCTATCGACCATTTAATAACACCTCCCACTATCATcattaatattaaaatttacaaaaaataaaCAATTACTAATTCTTTATACAATTACAATCTCTTATCTAGCTTTAAGTACATAAGTATATGATACTATTGAGTTGTTAAAAAGTACAAATAATTAATGTTATCACTTCCACAATCTATGACAATATCACTTtgttgtttctagatttgattgtgtaaatttcttatcatcaacattttcatcacacTACCCAATCTATGATTACGATGAGAAAAAGTTTAAAAggtgtaaataattattaaaagcttgaatatatatatatatatatatatatatatatatatatatatatatatatatatatatatatatatatatatatatatattatggacAATATGTACAACATAAACACTCTGAAAAACCCGCCTTATGATATTTAGAATCACCCCTCTCAAATAAACTTCCAAGCATTAGATTACCAATGCTCCTAGTTGATATTTTAAAAAAAGTCTAAAGATTTTCGGtgaaagaatttattattattattattattattattatttaatccaTTATTCAATGAGAGGGACGTCATGGAATTCCAGACATTACTTATGAAAAGTCCCCAGCAAAATCTTTTTCCATTATAATAAAAATCTAATTCCCTTATTCTATGACCACTTGAAACACTCTATGGGCATATTCATGATATATCCTAGCAATAGGAGACCCCGCATTAATAAGGGGTACATGTTCGTAGCGCATTCCTGGTACATTGCGTCCTAAGAGGCACATGTAAATGCGTACGAAGAGGGGCACATGAATAAATAAAGAAAGTCGTAGCAAAACAACATAAAGGTCGAATTAGCCACGCAAGGATGGGGCCATTTTAGGGAGAAAACAAATAGATTTTTTCTAACCCCACCAATACTCCACTAAATGTGACCCCACGCGGACGACGACTGCACACCAAATACTCTCCGCACTACCTCACAATGACGTCTATTAAACCAAGTTTATGCCAACCAAGAGACACCTATCAATTTATGTCTACTCGGACAAATTAAAGCAGATTTACATTAGATGTAGTAGGTAATTTGAATTAATCTACTGGGCCCCTCTTGCACACTAACCACATAACAAGAGAATTCGTGCACTTTACTTTACTTGAATGGGGACAACCAAATTACGTAATAAGTATATCTCACCTATCTATTTTAGGGTACTTATTTTTCGATAATGATAGGGATAATTATTTTCCCTAAGGATTATAATTAGTTTATGGGACGATTAAAGTACAATGATAAAAGCATAATTTTGACGCTTATAGGTTGTATTTTCTAAtaaaaatggttttaaaaaaatatattgttttatatattaatttttataattgaaaaaaattatatattaatgtCATTATTGTATTAggtatattatattttgtatttgtgagtaattagttgaaatttttataTCAACATGAACAAATTAACCTACTTCAAATCAATTAATACAAATTGTAAATAAAATACACTAACTTCAAATATATTTTACTTGTAAACTTTTATTTTATTCTAACTAATACTTTGGTTCTTAACTACCTTgacaattatatataatttttataattcaacaccattcaataaaataaaataaaaatgtatgcATTGATCTTGCCATTAAAATGTTCATCTAGAAataaattgttttttattaaagaagCAAGGAAAGGACCCTGATCCCTTGCAAGAAAAGAAACAGCTGTAAATGGTCTTTAGAATGATTATTCACATTAAAACAATTGTATAACAAAATTGATCACAATGTGCACTTACAATAAGAAAACTACAGAGACATGATTTTCACATTCCATCATGTTATTGTGCATAGCTTTTTCCCTCATCAAATATCTCCCAACTCCTATATCCTCTTCCCTTCTATTACTTTTCTGTACATAACTTCTAATTTTGAATGTAACATTTTTTTCCTTTAAAAGATCTCAAATGATTGTAttcctatctcttcctctctactTTGTGATAATGATCATTAATTTAATCtcagagataaaaaaaaaaaactagaacagTGAAAACTAAAAAATGCAGAATAATAATAAAAACTTCAAAGATTACTGTGAAATTCAAAGCGATTGTAACGTGCAATAATAATAGATCATCCTCCATGATAAAACTTGACATCAATTGTGAAACACAGCCTGATCATAACGCGCaacaagaataagaataagaaAATCTCCAATGGTGATTATAACACAATAATATTAGAAACAATCTTTGTATTTCACAATAGTAATAGAATAGTGAAAGACACCCTAGAATAGGGGCTACATAGCTCTTAAACCTAAAGAATGTTTAAATTTATCGCCATAATCAACCACTTAAATGCATGAACAATACTGTGTATCTTTGTGACCAGATAACAATAGGGCAGGTAAAGTCTCCATCTCCAATCGGTCGGCGTATGAGGATGAATTCTCCTTAACGAAAGCAGCCGCCATGGCCGTTAGATTGGTGTTGTTCTCTGTCAATGAGGTCCTGCACATACTGGAAAACCGATACCTGGCACGGAATAGTAATGGTGCCCTTCTGTTCAAATCCATATTCTTCCTCGGCTTCCTTAAGAAGCTTCTCAAAGAGCGGGTGGTTGATGTATACCACCGGTATAACGAATCGCTGGTGTTGTTCACCCTGTCCAACATAAACCGCGAGGCAGCCCTTAGGGACATCCTTGTAAAACTCTTCCCCTTTCCTGAAACTTAAATGCAAAGGAAAGTGAGGAAGGTGCAAAGAATGGTGCATCTTGCCTAAATGTGGCAGATGAAAATGGTGACCGTGATTCCTATGGCCTTTCCCTGAATCGTAACTACTTGGAGAGCACGATCGATTTATGTTAGCGCTGCAACCAGAATTTGAATCTAGAGCACCCTGAGCCTTTTCCATACAAATTAACAACCAAACCCTAATACACAACAAGCTTACGGCTCGTTAAAGAAAGATGCAGCCCTTGTAAGAGAAGATTTCTGTTGTGCTAGAGAACGGCCAAGGATCTGCAACGGAAATAGCGAGCGTGAACTCACTGAGACACAAGTCACACAGAGACCTAGGGATATTGGACATGTTAAAGATTCCTACCAGACTACACAAATTTTACATATAGGAAATccaaaacaaacaaacataaaCCCTATCTTTGCACCCGATCCGATCTTCTGAAACCTGCACTGAAAACAGAAGCCAAAAAAGTATTCGCAATGCACAAAATAAATCAAGCGATGGGAGAATGGGCGGAAGAGCGGAGATCCCTATTTATAGGCGTTCTTCTTTGTAGACGtatgtttgaagtcatccaccccTACGCGCCGAGCCGCGCAAATTCTAAACTGGCCCAAGAAGCCTCCGGAAGTCCAAAGAACAAGAACGGCGATTAAcactaatttttttattatttattcttttacCAACCTATAGCCGTTTGTCAACCGTTCAAAACCAACTGTCCTTGTCCACACTTAAAGCGTTTTGTGATATTATATACGCTTGTTAAACTTCTACTTTTTCTTTTGCTTAAACATCATTACAAGCAATCCTGGGTGTATTCCACTCGAAACTGCCCAATTCTTCTATTCACATGTCCACAAcgaatttattaatatatttttgccTTGAAAGATGGAGATAACCTTGGATTATATTTAGGTATATCCTAAGCTTCTAACATTAATATATATCCTAATCTTCTAAAGATTATCGTCTTctaatatgaaaatattttagaGGGTAATTATGAGCAATCATAACGAACGAGTGAATATAATCGGCGGAGGACATCCTTTACTCTGTTCTAGATTCGATGACTATccgttaaaaataaaataaattacatcaTGATTTAAACGTGGTACTTAATCGGCGGAGATAAATTTTCCTATTTTTATCGTGGTACTTAATTGGTGTcggtaaattttttattttttatttttattttaaaaaggttTCTTAATAGAATGATTTGTGATGAAGGTTGACGTACATCACTAGACGGTAAGCACATGGGTGGAATCTTCTTTCAAAATTATTTAAATGGTTAATAAAAAAATTGAGGTGCACTAAGTCGCAAGTTTCATGAGTATGTTGGGCCAACGCCGCAGAATTGTTCTAAAGTTGCTCCGGAACTCTTTGTACGGTGTACAGGCACTCCAAGCTATGGGGAATGAATCTGCACCCTACACTTATATTATTTAAAGTTGACTGGGTTTAATATTTCATGTGTGAAATGGGAGAGGGGAATTGGATTTCTTGGGTTTTGAATGTTCCCTCATTATTATTATATTGTTGTGCTTCCGTAAAAGATGAATATGAAACTTTAAAAACTGGTCCACCATTCTATGACTGAGCATAAAAAGTGCGAAACCAACACCATCTACTATGTGCTTCCACTTGTTAATTCATCATTTCAAACAcacaagttttaaaaaataaaagaaagaatccTTAATAGTCCACGAAGTTAGGTgctttaaaaaagaaaagaaagaatcttTAATAGTCCACAAAGTTAGGTGTTTTGTGTTTATAGATGGTTTATAGCAATATGGACTACCCAATATTCTTTGTGGGATGCATCTAATTGTAGTACAAGCAAGACATATATATCtgacgcatctattctggctccaaaacaacagtatggattgactaacacgtgtgttagtcacacgttttacattgtcgattttgcaataaatagttgcatttgactaacacgtcgctatcacgttgtacgaaaggtctgttttgaagccagaatagccgCGACCATATATACCTTACCTCGTGGGATTTAAACATATGTATATTTTGTGTGTGTGAGAGATTAGTTTCTCATATTTTCTTCTTAATTCTTTTGTAGTCTTAAACCATCTTTCTTGCTTACACTTTCCACGTAGTCTTACATCCTACATTTGCAACCTTTCACTTGGCTCAGAGATGTGATATCTTAAAGAGGAGGTAGGGTTTCatttcttttccttttattttgtttttacttttttttatgttgattttaaattatattagaattttaagttttctaattttgattttaaattatATTAGAATTGAAGTTTTTTGAAAAGATTATGGAGTTTTGATTTTGTTAGGGTCTTTTTGGCTTTGTATTGTGTTCGTTCCATAGTTTTAGAAAGTAGAAGTTCAgtattttttcttgtttttattaCGATACATCCTTAGTCACCATGTTTGTGGGTGTTTGTTGCCCTTTATAAATGGCCTTAACCTTTCATTCATGTATAATTGTTATTGTTGGAGTAATCTATGTCAAAGTGTTTCACAAGGTGTATCCCTTGAAACACCCCCAAATGTCATTCTTCTAATTCCTAGTTTTGATGATGCATGTTGTTGGTTAGCAAATTTTGCCTTGGTAGGAAATTTTGTGGGCAAGCCCCCCTAAAAGCATGCTCAATAATTAGGCCTCTAGGGCTTGGGCCCCACATGAGATTCCCCTAAATGggagaaaaaaatattattaacaattttttttctctttcattttgctAAATTTCTAATCATGTTGAGGCCAAAATCTTAGTTGTCCCTTGGCTTGTCCAATTTTCATTAGTTGTATTCAAGTCTTATACTCAAGGGTTTGTATCTTTGGTGAAAAGTCCCTTTAAAAGTATCTGTTTGGGTTTAATTTCCTCGATTACCTTTGTCATGTTGAAACTTTTTGAGCCATATTACTTCTTCTTTAGGCACTATGGTTTGTGTTGAACTTGAATGGTTCTATTTGACTCGTCCTTAACAACATGTCTATGTTGATGTGGACATATCCAAGGACCTTAAAGAAAATTTTGGCATTCATATTAGACAAATGAgatattctcattattttctttacctaaATTTACTAAATACTTGCAATGGATcacacctatttttcaaggaagaggTGTGATAAGTAATATTTGGTAAATACTTGCTACCAAATATTACTAAATACTTGCTATCAATGTTAATAGCATCACATATTACTTGTGATAAGTAATATTTGGTAATTTCTTAATTGGTAATATTTGGTAATGTTAAATACTTGCTATCAATGTTAATAGCATCACATATTACTATGCTTAATTGTGCCAAATATTACTTATcacacctatttttcaaggaagaggTGTGATAAGTAATATTTGGTAATTTCTTTACCAAATATTACTAAATACTTGCTATCAATGTTAATAGCATCACATATTACTTGTGATAAGTAATATTTGGTAATTTCTTTACCAAATATTACTAAATACTTGGTTGTTGACTAGTCAATTAATTGATTTATCTCTTCAATCGATCCACTGAATCCATGTGATGCTATTAACATTGATAGCAAGTATTTAGTAATATTTGGTAAAGAAATTAGCAAATATTACTTATCACACCTCTTCCTTGAAAAATAGCAAGTAGCCACGAGTCTTAGGTTAAACCTCTTCCTTGAAAGTTATGAATTTAATAGAGAGGGCCTCTCACATagttaatagagaggcccactcacatagttatgtggatcctaatgaattgttagatgctgtcaaaggaaaatttgTTAGAGGCTGGCTTGCACTCTCCACATGTTGGCATGACACTCATTCCTAGTTATGCATCTTTCACACCTCTTATAGAAGAAATTTAAAAATGGGTAGAGAGAATCATACCCCAAAGGTCTACATAGGACATCAACCCAAAACAAAAATCCAATCAAAAGGTAATGTtgttttcactccaaatcactcaTTCCTAAATATTACTTAACATGTTGGCATGACACTCATTATAGAAGAAATTTAAAAATGGGTAGAGTGATTTGGAATGAGTGTCATTCCTGAATTTCCTAGAAATTACCAAATATTACTTAACATTAATCTTTACCAAATATTACTAAATACTTGCTATCAATGTTAATAATTGTGAGATTGGTCATAAAGTTAACGTAAGACTCGTGGCTACTTGCTATTTTTCAAGGAAGAGGTGTGATAAGTAATATTTGGTAATTTCTTTACCAAATATTACTAAATACTTGCTATCAATGTTAATAATTGTGAGATTACTAAATACTTGCTATCAATGTTAATAAATACTTGCTATCAATGTTAATAAATACTTACTAAATATTACTAAATACTtgctatcaatttgatctccttgtcaatcttggtcaatttgtcattgatttttagatttttagatTTTTGGTCATATAGTTTTCGGAGAAGGTGTATCCAGTCATCTCTAATTCAGAATTTACcttggttggcgctggccaatcatTATGCGCTTGATTTTTAGAATTGTGACATTGGagagtgatttggagtgaaaacaACATTACCTTTTGATTGGATTTTTGTTTTGGGTTGATGTCCTATGTAGACCTTTGGGGTATGATTCTCTCTACCCATTTTTAAATTTCTTCTATAAGAGGTGTGAAAGATGCATAACTAGGAATGAGTGTCATGCCAACATGTGGAGAGTGCAAGCCAACCTCTAAcaaat
The nucleotide sequence above comes from Cryptomeria japonica chromosome 11, Sugi_1.0, whole genome shotgun sequence. Encoded proteins:
- the LOC131068669 gene encoding auxin-responsive protein SAUR32; its protein translation is MEKAQGALDSNSGCSANINRSCSPSSYDSGKGHRNHGHHFHLPHLGKMHHSLHLPHFPLHLSFRKGEEFYKDVPKGCLAVYVGQGEQHQRFVIPVVYINHPLFEKLLKEAEEEYGFEQKGTITIPCQVSVFQYVQDLIDREQHQSNGHGGCFR